A single Sulfurimonas sp. hsl 1-7 DNA region contains:
- the rfbF gene encoding glucose-1-phosphate cytidylyltransferase: MKVLLLAGGLGTRLAEETDLRPKPMVEIGGKPILWHIMKIYSQYGFNDFVVLLGYKGYYIKEYFANYFLHQSDVTIDMKNGKMEVLNNSSEPWKVTLLDTGFDSMTGGRVKRAQNFIGNEPFMLTYGDGVSDINIEELVKFHKAHGKAMTMTSAQPDGRFGALNIDEHNQVHEFKEKPKGDGNWINAGFFVCEPKVFDYITEGDSTVFEQAPLMNLAKDGEIFTFKHEGFWKPMDTLKDKNDLNNLWDKDKAPWKVW; the protein is encoded by the coding sequence ATGAAAGTCTTATTACTAGCAGGTGGATTAGGAACAAGATTAGCTGAAGAAACAGATTTACGCCCTAAACCAATGGTAGAAATAGGCGGTAAACCTATTCTTTGGCATATTATGAAAATATACTCCCAATATGGTTTTAATGATTTTGTAGTTCTTCTTGGGTATAAAGGGTACTATATAAAAGAATACTTTGCAAACTATTTTCTTCATCAAAGTGATGTTACTATTGATATGAAAAATGGAAAAATGGAAGTTTTAAATAACTCTAGTGAACCATGGAAAGTCACTCTACTTGATACTGGTTTTGATAGTATGACAGGCGGTAGAGTAAAAAGAGCTCAGAATTTTATAGGAAATGAACCCTTTATGCTAACTTATGGTGACGGTGTAAGTGACATAAATATTGAAGAATTAGTAAAGTTTCATAAAGCACATGGCAAAGCTATGACAATGACATCTGCTCAACCTGACGGAAGATTTGGTGCATTAAATATTGATGAACACAATCAAGTCCATGAATTTAAAGAAAAACCAAAAGGTGATGGTAACTGGATCAATGCAGGTTTCTTTGTATGTGAACCAAAAGTGTTTGATTACATCACCGAGGGTGATAGTACAGTGTTTGAACAAGCACCTTTAATGAATTTAGCTAAAGATGGTGAAATTTTCACTTTCAAACATGAAGGTTTTTGGAAACCTATGGATACATTAAAAGACAAAAATGATTTAAATAATCTATGGGATAAAGATAAAGCACCGTGGAAAGTATGGTAA